A stretch of the Cricetulus griseus strain 17A/GY unplaced genomic scaffold, alternate assembly CriGri-PICRH-1.0 unplaced_scaffold_211, whole genome shotgun sequence genome encodes the following:
- the LOC118239799 gene encoding ly6/PLAUR domain-containing protein 1-like, which translates to MRAPRATPAAPLGGSRRLGGSSSTTFCGLFWLPGLALQIQCYQCEEFQLNNDCSSPEFIVNCTVNVQDMCQKEVMEQSA; encoded by the exons ATGCGGGCGCCGCGGGCGACACCTGCGGCTCCTCTCGGTGGCAGCCGTCGCCtgggcggcagcagcagca CAACTTTTTGCGGATTGTTCTGGCTTCCAG GGCTAGCGCTGCAAATTCAGTGCTACCAGTGTGAAGAATTCCAGCTGAACAACGACTGCTCGTCCCCTGAGTTCATCGTAAATTGTACCGTGAATGTTCAAGACATGTGTCAGAAAGAAGTGATGGAGCAAAGTGCGG